In the genome of Candidatus Binataceae bacterium, the window AAACGGCGCGACGATGCGCTCCCCGGGATCGAAGCTGCTGCGAACCGCACCGCCGCCGTCGATCAGCATCACGCGTGAACCCGGAAAGCGCACGACCGCAGCGTCTCCCTCCCCGACCGAGAGAAAAGTTATGCGCAGGTCGCGATTGAAGAAGCGCTGATCGATCCACCAACCCGCATCGACTATCAAGGCGAAGGTGAAAATTAGGGCGATCGCGATTCGCCATCGCGGCGGGTCCTGAACTTTCGCGGCGACGGCGATGTTAGACTGGCGCAATTGCCGAAGCACTTCCGCGCCTTTGAGCGGTGCGGTCAGCCACAGCAGGATGAACGCGTACGTGATAATCACTTCGAGGGAAGTCGGGGTGAAGATCCGCGCCCAGCCCAGCGGCCATGCCTCGAACCAGCCGGCCAGCAAGGTGCCGGCTTCGGCGAGTCTTCCCGCCATCCAGAGCAACTCGCGGGCAACCGGCATCGAGATGAAACTCATGGCCGCGGCGAGCAGTCCAAAGACCACGCCGCCGAAACCCATAATCGGCACAACGACGGCGTTGGCGATCAGTCCGATCAGCGAAAATTGATTGAAGTAAAATGCGGTCAACGGCGCCGTGCCGATCAGCGCCCAGAACGACACCGCTATATAGCCTGTGACGACTTCGCCGACGAGGTTGAGCCGTGAGCGGTCGCGTCGCGGCGCGAGCGGATTCATATAGCGCCAGCGCCACCAAGCCGTGAACCGCCGCATTCCCAGCAGGATGACGAAAACCGACGCGAAAGAAAGCTGGAAGCCGATATCTGCGGTCGAGGCGGGCAGGGCCAGTAGGATGATCAACGCCGCCAGCGCGAGACTCGAAACCAACTCGCGCGAGCGGTCGAGCATGATCGCAAACGCATAGCTCAACACCATCACCAGCGCACGCATTGTCGAGACGTGGTGGCCCGCGATTGAGGCGTATACGCAAACAGCGATCGCGGCCGCGGCGGCGGCGATCTTGTTGGCGTAGCCCCGCGCCATCAAAGCCGGGGAAAATCCCATCAGAAGCCGGGTGAGAAAAAATGTGGCGGTCGCGACAAACCCCAGATGGAGGCCGGAGATCACGAGCAGATGAGCCATGCCGGTGAGCGCGAAACGCTGGCGCAGATCGTCGCGGATACCGCTGCGGTCACCGATGACCAGGGCGCGCATCTCGGCGTTCTCCGGGTACTCAAGGTTAGCGTCGATAAACCCGCCGATATGCTCGCGGATCGCTTCGAGCGTAGTGGCGATCGGAAAACTGCGATGACCGATAACCTGGATCGGCTCGGGATCGTTGCGGCGTGGTTCGGCGTACATCGTGGCGCCAATCCCCTGGCGCAGCAGCCATCCGCGATAATCGAACTCGCCCGGATTTCCGTCGTTACGCGGAAACCGGATTCGCGATGTCACGCGCAGTTCGTCACCGACATGAAATATTTCGTCGTCCGGCGCCGTAATCCGGACCCTCCCTGACGTGGGTGCGAATGCA includes:
- a CDS encoding DNA internalization-related competence protein ComEC/Rec2 — encoded protein: MLGDGAGNSRIFFPLWSAVTVAILAALAFVGKRRAAGLVLALVALAASATMAVRPVLAPLAGPATLKRFTDDSRVTVAGYLSRTPERVAGERHLQYLDLQVERAAADPSAFAPTSGRVRITAPDDEIFHVGDELRVTSRIRFPRNDGNPGEFDYRGWLLRQGIGATMYAEPRRNDPEPIQVIGHRSFPIATTLEAIREHIGGFIDANLEYPENAEMRALVIGDRSGIRDDLRQRFALTGMAHLLVISGLHLGFVATATFFLTRLLMGFSPALMARGYANKIAAAAAAIAVCVYASIAGHHVSTMRALVMVLSYAFAIMLDRSRELVSSLALAALIILLALPASTADIGFQLSFASVFVILLGMRRFTAWWRWRYMNPLAPRRDRSRLNLVGEVVTGYIAVSFWALIGTAPLTAFYFNQFSLIGLIANAVVVPIMGFGGVVFGLLAAAMSFISMPVARELLWMAGRLAEAGTLLAGWFEAWPLGWARIFTPTSLEVIITYAFILLWLTAPLKGAEVLRQLRQSNIAVAAKVQDPPRWRIAIALIFTFALIVDAGWWIDQRFFNRDLRITFLSVGEGDAAVVRFPGSRVMLIDGGGAVRSSFDPGERIVAPFLWSQKIMHVDYVTLSHPDRDHFGGLLFIAHNFSPAEFWTSVTDSLDDTELLNVMRAAGALNRVCNSASTPLIIGGADVRCLGPLANHAELKRNDSSMVLQLKYGPTVVLFPGDLESKGEHQLIASGADLRATILKVPHHGSRTSSSAAWLAAVYPELAVISLAAHNRFHFPASEVLDRYRAADITVLRTDEDGAISVDASAAALHVSSLRGGIVPLPATHH